A region of the Drosophila ananassae strain 14024-0371.13 chromosome XL, ASM1763931v2, whole genome shotgun sequence genome:
GGTGGCACGCATGGCATCAGTTTCCACGCGCTATACGGACACAGCGCTGAACGGCATCATTCTGGACATACACCTGCTCTCGATGTCCGACCACTTGGTGTGTACCTTCTCGTCCCAGGTGTGCCGTGTCGCCTACGAGATTATGCAAACGATGTACCCAGATGCGGCACACCGGTTCAAGTCGCTGGACGACATTTACTACTACGGAGGTCAGAACGCGCACAATCGCCGTGTCGTTATCGCGCACAAGCCCCGTTCGCACGAGGATCTGCAGCTGCGCGTCGGCGATCTTGTGTCCGTGGCTGGTAATCATTGGGATGGTAACTCCAAAGGAAAGAACACGCGCACCAA
Encoded here:
- the LOC116655270 gene encoding alpha-(1,6)-fucosyltransferase-like; this translates as MRNLGWERPIVGVHVRRTDKVGTEAACNSVEEYMTRVEDYYRTLEVNGTSVVRRIFLASDDALVIEEARRKYPEYQIIGDPEVARMASVSTRYTDTALNGIILDIHLLSMSDHLVCTFSSQVCRVAYEIMQTMYPDAAHRFKSLDDIYYYGGQNAHNRRVVIAHKPRSHEDLQLRVGDLVSVAGNHWDGNSKGKNTRTNQGGLFPSFKVEEKVDTAKLPLYPGV